The following proteins are encoded in a genomic region of Bernardetia sp. MNP-M8:
- a CDS encoding VanW family protein, producing the protein MTKQRKLLSQYHPVLYFISVWEKRIRRQISWLVDSKIYTQEKQSEKLAFRVKKHQSKLLKKLGDSDMQLQYNKVKNLEIVVEKINGTLIKPNETFSFCKTVGLPTKKKGYKLGMELSFGEAKTGIGGGICQSSNLLHWLALHSPLTINERHHHSFDPFPDDGRVLPFASGATVFYNYLDFQLTNTTNYTFQINLWLTDKLLEGEIRINEELDFAYHVFEKNHKFLKQKGDFFRTNEIWRNKILKFQSGKIVDTELITKNFGRVKYKPQEYESVE; encoded by the coding sequence AGAATACGAAGACAAATAAGTTGGTTAGTAGATTCGAAAATATATACTCAAGAAAAGCAAAGTGAAAAATTAGCTTTCAGAGTGAAAAAGCATCAATCTAAGTTACTTAAAAAACTAGGCGACTCAGATATGCAGTTACAATATAATAAAGTAAAAAATTTAGAAATTGTTGTAGAAAAAATCAATGGAACACTCATAAAACCCAATGAAACTTTTTCTTTTTGTAAAACAGTAGGATTACCAACCAAAAAGAAAGGCTATAAATTGGGAATGGAACTCTCTTTTGGCGAAGCAAAAACAGGAATTGGAGGTGGAATTTGTCAAAGCTCAAATTTATTGCATTGGTTGGCTTTGCATTCTCCTCTTACAATAAATGAAAGACATCATCACAGTTTTGATCCGTTTCCTGATGATGGGCGTGTGTTACCTTTTGCAAGTGGTGCAACTGTTTTTTATAATTACCTAGATTTCCAGCTTACTAATACGACAAATTATACCTTTCAAATCAATCTTTGGCTAACTGATAAACTTTTAGAAGGTGAAATACGAATTAATGAAGAATTAGATTTTGCTTATCATGTCTTTGAGAAAAATCATAAGTTTTTAAAGCAAAAAGGAGACTTTTTTAGAACAAATGAAATATGGAGAAATAAAATATTAAAGTTTCAAAGTGGAAAAATAGTTGATACAGAATTGATTACAAAGAATTTTGGACGGGTAAAGTACAAACCTCAAGAGTACGAAAGTGTAGAATGA
- a CDS encoding IS982 family transposase produces MFDKTIKFDEDHLIGIFYLVDEFCLQAQSYVSSKWVGTKSSSTFTPSPTRVPQLSASEIMTILVYYNYSGYKNFQYYYQRFVCNDLVPYFPKLCSYNRFLELIERVSLPMYVLAKLLCAKSEETGTYFIDSKKIVVSDNRRIHSHKVFKDIAKRGKGSMGWFFGFKLHLVINHLGEVMAFEITAANKADNNHNLLKNLLKNLKGNCFGDKGYLTKLWEQLYEKGLKMITKTKKNMKNQLITLKEKYTLRKRAIIESVNDILISVFDVEHSRHRKPINAFTHMAATIVAYHFYPEKPRIFVPK; encoded by the coding sequence ATGTTTGACAAAACTATAAAATTCGACGAAGACCACCTAATCGGTATTTTTTATTTAGTAGATGAGTTCTGTTTACAAGCTCAATCTTATGTATCTAGTAAATGGGTGGGAACAAAAAGCAGTTCCACTTTCACCCCTTCTCCTACTCGTGTTCCCCAGTTATCAGCTAGTGAAATAATGACTATTTTAGTATATTATAATTACTCAGGTTATAAGAATTTTCAATACTATTATCAACGTTTTGTGTGTAACGATTTAGTCCCTTATTTTCCTAAACTTTGCTCCTATAACCGATTTTTAGAATTAATAGAAAGGGTAAGTTTACCTATGTATGTACTCGCCAAACTCCTGTGTGCTAAAAGTGAAGAAACAGGTACTTACTTCATTGATTCTAAGAAAATAGTTGTTTCTGATAATCGTCGTATTCACTCTCATAAAGTGTTCAAAGACATTGCAAAACGAGGAAAAGGGTCAATGGGGTGGTTTTTTGGATTTAAACTTCACTTAGTCATCAATCATTTAGGAGAGGTAATGGCTTTTGAAATTACAGCAGCAAATAAGGCTGATAATAACCACAATCTACTCAAAAATTTATTGAAAAATTTGAAAGGAAATTGCTTTGGTGATAAAGGATATTTGACAAAACTTTGGGAACAACTCTATGAAAAGGGACTTAAAATGATAACTAAAACAAAAAAAAATATGAAGAATCAACTCATCACATTGAAAGAAAAATACACACTTAGAAAAAGAGCCATTATTGAATCTGTAAATGATATTTTAATTTCCGTTTTTGACGTAGAACATTCTAGACATAGGAAGCCTATAAACGCATTTACGCATATGGCAGCTACAATAGTAGCTTATCATTTCTACCCAGAAAAACCTAGAATATTTGTACCTAAATAA
- a CDS encoding beta-carotene hydroxylase, producing the protein MLSLWQIICVSILTAIFMEGVAWFTHKYIMHGFLWFLHKSHHTNHNHTLEVNDIFAVIFSVQSMVMIIVGITYPKWNILLALGIGISLYGIMYAIFHDILTHNRIPFIKIKVKNAYLKRIVRAHGVHHRSHKKNDSEAYGFLYAPKKYDKNN; encoded by the coding sequence ATGTTATCTCTTTGGCAAATTATCTGCGTTAGTATTCTTACAGCTATTTTTATGGAAGGTGTGGCTTGGTTTACACACAAATATATTATGCACGGTTTTTTGTGGTTTTTGCACAAATCTCATCATACCAATCATAATCATACTCTAGAAGTAAATGATATTTTTGCTGTTATTTTTTCAGTTCAATCTATGGTAATGATTATTGTAGGAATTACCTATCCCAAATGGAATATTTTATTAGCCTTGGGAATAGGAATTTCACTTTATGGAATAATGTACGCTATTTTTCATGACATTTTGACACATAACAGAATTCCGTTTATAAAAATCAAAGTCAAAAATGCATATCTCAAACGCATTGTTAGGGCGCATGGTGTTCATCATCGTTCTCATAAAAAAAATGATTCAGAAGCATACGGTTTTTTGTATGCGCCAAAAAAATATGATAAAAACAACTAA
- a CDS encoding putative LPS assembly protein LptD, which produces MRFRILFIFCCLLALFFGSSAYGQDIKPLTISLDSLNKLNELKQQAALDSIDLEESDTVNRPAASGDFTDIVTYSATDSIKYDFKTQKIILYTKSEIDYTNINLKSDNITLDWNTNELTAIGLKDSLGGLTETPIFKQGDDEYKAKKIRYNFVSERAIVTDIVKKEGEGFLLLETGKRDAEGNFNGVEGSYTTCTNTSHPHFRIRSKKLKVIENKQIITGPFQLEIMDIPTPVGFPFGLLPIPKTRSSGIIIPSYGETQERGFYLRDGGYYWAISDHIDLTFLGEAYSKGVYGASLRSRYAKRYYYTGNFDFRMNTIRAQERGIDESSSNDFRLTWSHNPKSRGSSSFSANVNIMTSQFNERNSFNPNDYTQASVNSGINYNKTFTGTPFVFSGSLRHDQNLQSKITNVSPQANLSMNRIFPLRKLVKNSQSPLAQLGFSYRLDGQAKISNLLTNNIKGNFKIPSDQRKASDTLAFDMDNLPEILDNLQWGLKHSVPLSTSVTFLRYFKMNPSANFTQVIYGSRNSYEWTQKDTVRTIVNQGISQFYSYNASVDFTTTFYSTFLFKSQKFKALRHTMIPTISLSYQPDFSDPRFGFYQEVQVSEDGRTQRIARMTGLYGSPSTGESGTVSFSLRNTLEAKVETKEGKDEKRKLLDSFDFSSSYNLAADSFNLGNINVNLRTSLFKNKIGINVRGAIDPYTYEALTRDTLTNLVVTQRKIDRYAWTEGASIGTLSTLAISLNTSLSADGFKSDNEEEASSQAISQADLDFINQNRNLYVDFDVPWTISVSYNWNYSRTGLIEGNASQNLSFNGDVSVTPKWKVAYNASYDLELNTFSDATFNIHRDLHCWELRVSWTPVGFRRGYSLDLRVKSSLLQDLKLNRRNNWRDRR; this is translated from the coding sequence ATGCGTTTTAGAATTTTATTTATTTTCTGTTGCCTTCTTGCCTTATTTTTTGGCTCATCAGCTTATGGTCAAGATATAAAACCTCTTACTATCTCATTGGATAGCTTAAACAAACTCAATGAATTGAAACAACAAGCTGCTCTTGATTCTATTGACTTAGAAGAAAGTGATACAGTAAATCGTCCTGCTGCAAGTGGAGACTTTACAGATATTGTAACTTATTCAGCTACTGATTCGATAAAATATGACTTCAAAACTCAAAAAATTATTCTTTATACAAAGTCTGAAATTGATTATACCAATATTAATTTAAAATCAGATAATATTACTTTAGACTGGAATACAAACGAACTGACAGCCATAGGATTAAAAGATTCATTGGGAGGTTTAACCGAAACACCTATTTTCAAACAAGGAGATGACGAATATAAAGCAAAAAAAATAAGGTATAATTTTGTGAGCGAAAGAGCTATTGTAACTGATATTGTAAAAAAAGAAGGAGAAGGTTTCTTGCTTTTAGAAACTGGAAAGCGTGATGCTGAAGGTAATTTTAATGGCGTTGAAGGCTCGTATACAACCTGTACTAATACTTCTCATCCTCACTTTCGTATTCGTTCGAAAAAATTAAAGGTGATAGAAAACAAACAAATCATTACAGGTCCTTTTCAGCTAGAAATAATGGATATTCCAACGCCAGTTGGTTTTCCATTTGGACTTTTACCTATTCCAAAAACTCGTAGTTCGGGAATAATTATTCCTAGTTATGGAGAAACACAAGAGCGTGGTTTTTATTTGAGAGACGGTGGATATTATTGGGCCATTAGCGACCATATTGACCTTACTTTCTTGGGAGAAGCCTATTCAAAGGGTGTTTATGGTGCTTCTCTTCGTAGTCGTTATGCAAAACGCTATTATTATACTGGTAATTTTGACTTTAGAATGAATACTATTAGAGCGCAAGAACGAGGAATTGATGAGAGTAGTAGTAATGACTTTCGTCTTACTTGGTCACACAATCCAAAATCAAGAGGTTCTTCTTCTTTTTCTGCTAATGTCAATATTATGACTTCTCAATTTAATGAGCGAAATTCATTTAATCCAAATGATTATACACAGGCTTCTGTAAATTCAGGCATCAACTATAATAAAACATTTACAGGAACACCGTTTGTATTTTCAGGAAGTCTAAGACATGACCAAAACTTACAGTCCAAAATTACAAATGTTTCGCCACAAGCTAACTTAAGTATGAATCGTATTTTTCCACTTCGAAAGTTGGTCAAAAACTCTCAATCTCCATTAGCTCAACTTGGTTTTTCTTATCGTTTGGATGGGCAAGCAAAGATTTCTAATTTACTTACAAACAATATAAAAGGCAATTTCAAAATTCCTTCAGACCAACGTAAAGCATCTGATACTCTTGCTTTTGATATGGATAATTTGCCTGAAATACTAGATAATTTGCAATGGGGATTAAAACATTCAGTTCCTCTTTCTACTTCGGTTACTTTCCTACGTTATTTCAAAATGAATCCTAGTGCTAACTTTACTCAAGTTATTTATGGAAGTCGCAATTCCTATGAATGGACACAAAAAGATACTGTCAGAACAATTGTTAATCAAGGAATTTCACAGTTTTATTCTTACAATGCCTCAGTAGATTTCACAACTACTTTTTACTCTACTTTTTTATTTAAAAGTCAAAAGTTTAAAGCATTGCGTCATACTATGATTCCAACTATTTCACTGAGTTATCAACCTGATTTTAGCGATCCTCGTTTTGGTTTTTATCAAGAAGTACAAGTAAGTGAAGATGGACGAACGCAGCGTATTGCTCGTATGACTGGGCTTTATGGCTCTCCCTCAACTGGAGAATCTGGAACAGTTTCTTTTTCATTGCGTAATACTTTAGAAGCAAAAGTAGAAACCAAGGAAGGAAAAGATGAAAAACGTAAGTTATTAGATAGCTTTGACTTTTCATCGTCTTATAATTTAGCAGCAGATTCTTTTAATTTAGGTAATATCAATGTCAATCTAAGAACATCGTTATTCAAAAACAAGATAGGTATCAATGTCAGAGGGGCGATTGATCCTTACACCTATGAAGCTCTAACTAGAGATACACTAACTAATTTAGTCGTCACACAAAGAAAAATAGATCGATATGCTTGGACAGAAGGCGCAAGTATAGGAACACTGAGTACATTAGCTATTTCTTTGAATACTTCTTTATCAGCAGATGGTTTTAAGAGTGATAATGAAGAGGAGGCAAGTAGTCAGGCTATTTCGCAAGCCGATTTAGATTTTATTAATCAGAATAGAAATTTGTATGTAGATTTTGATGTCCCTTGGACAATAAGTGTAAGTTATAATTGGAATTATTCTCGTACAGGATTGATAGAAGGAAATGCCAGCCAAAACTTATCTTTTAATGGAGATGTGAGTGTTACACCAAAATGGAAGGTAGCCTATAATGCTAGTTATGATTTAGAACTCAATACATTTTCAGATGCTACTTTTAATATTCATAGAGATTTACATTGCTGGGAGCTTCGTGTAAGTTGGACACCAGTTGGTTTCCGTCGTGGTTACTCTCTTGATTTGCGTGTAAAATCTAGTTTATTACAGGATTTGAAACTTAACCGTAGAAATAACTGGAGAGATAGACGCTAA
- a CDS encoding mechanosensitive ion channel: MLLQFLLQVQDTTATTAKGQIDLLTKGYNTLVDKLIGWFEALAAALPNFILAIVVLLAFYFLAKGAKSLINKVLSKWVDNKNLLDLASQILFTIIILVGMFFALGVLNLDKTVTSLLAGAGVIGLALSFAFQDLATNFVSGVFITIQKPLRVGDLVETNDYTGIVKRIGLRAIDIEDFNGRYIIIPSKEVFQNPLVNYNETKYRRINLSVGVSYGDNMKEVRKLLYNTVKAVKEVSTSHADVRIDFDGFGDSSINFIARFFIDKSDEKSYKIAEVEVATAIKEAFDANDIMIPFPIRTLDFGIRGGEKLNEVFTLNDENKENGKEQKQNENEKQANNKNQN, from the coding sequence ATGCTCTTACAATTTTTATTACAAGTTCAAGATACAACAGCTACAACTGCAAAAGGACAAATTGATTTATTGACAAAAGGTTATAACACACTTGTTGATAAACTTATAGGTTGGTTTGAAGCTCTTGCTGCTGCACTTCCAAATTTTATATTGGCAATTGTTGTTTTATTGGCTTTTTATTTTTTAGCTAAAGGGGCAAAATCATTAATCAATAAAGTACTTTCAAAATGGGTAGATAATAAAAATTTACTTGATTTAGCCTCACAGATTTTATTTACAATTATTATTTTAGTAGGAATGTTCTTTGCTTTGGGCGTTCTTAACCTTGACAAAACAGTTACTTCACTTTTGGCTGGTGCTGGTGTAATTGGTCTTGCGCTTAGTTTTGCTTTTCAAGATTTGGCTACTAATTTTGTTTCAGGTGTTTTTATCACAATTCAAAAACCATTGCGTGTTGGAGACTTGGTAGAAACAAATGATTATACAGGAATTGTAAAGAGAATTGGTTTGAGAGCGATTGATATTGAAGATTTTAATGGACGTTATATTATTATCCCTTCAAAAGAAGTTTTTCAAAATCCATTAGTCAATTATAACGAAACAAAATATAGAAGAATTAATCTTTCTGTAGGAGTATCGTATGGAGACAATATGAAGGAAGTCAGAAAACTTTTATATAACACTGTAAAAGCTGTAAAAGAAGTAAGTACCTCTCACGCTGATGTTAGAATTGATTTTGATGGTTTTGGAGATAGTTCTATCAATTTTATAGCTCGTTTTTTTATTGATAAAAGTGATGAAAAGTCATATAAAATAGCTGAAGTAGAAGTTGCAACTGCCATAAAAGAAGCCTTTGATGCAAATGATATTATGATTCCATTCCCTATTCGTACCTTGGATTTTGGAATACGTGGAGGCGAAAAGCTCAATGAAGTTTTTACGCTCAATGATGAAAATAAAGAAAATGGCAAGGAACAGAAACAGAACGAGAATGAAAAACAAGCAAATAATAAAAATCAAAATTAA